The following are encoded together in the Wolbachia endosymbiont (group E) of Neria commutata genome:
- a CDS encoding F0F1 ATP synthase subunit C — protein sequence MDLVALKFVAIGLVVFGMLGAALGIAHIFSAMLNGIARNPESENKMKGYVYIGAAMVEIMGLLAFLLAVLLIFVA from the coding sequence ATGGATTTAGTGGCTCTAAAATTTGTAGCGATTGGTTTAGTTGTTTTTGGAATGCTTGGCGCTGCTTTGGGTATAGCTCATATTTTTTCTGCTATGCTTAATGGAATCGCAAGAAACCCTGAGTCAGAAAACAAAATGAAGGGGTATGTTTATATTGGCGCTGCCATGGTAGAAATAATGGGGTTACTTGCGTTTTTACTTGCAGTATTGTTAATATTTGTTGCTTAA